One window of Nostoc sp. C052 genomic DNA carries:
- a CDS encoding iron uptake porin, with protein sequence MSNLLWKSLVVSPAVLGATLLVSTTAMAAPSTTTQVSPAKQLGVSEVAQQPEMLAQTTIDQVNRYSNEGNQNNSQSQVTSVSQFSDVQPTDWAFQALQSLVERYGCIAGYPNATYRGNRALTRYEFAAGLNACLDRVNELIATATADLVTKQDLATLQRLQEEFSAELATLRGRVDSLEARTAELEANQFSTTTKLVGEAIFGVTDAFGGTNGNNNNTVFQDRVRLDLQTSFTGRDVLHTRLAAGNAQAFALANNTGAEGTQTFQVGNGAGNNSVRIDRLTYEVPIGPANVYIAASGGQHSHYAAVNNPYFFDNTDGGNGALSTFASESPIYRIGGGAGIALNVPLGKGGGILGNSSITAGYLASNANDPGLNQGLTNGSYAALGQLNFSVGDRVALAATYVHGYNAGGGSLFNSTSVNGNGIGPTVGTNQANTLLGAGSSNSYGVEAAFRPSDKLSVSGFVSYHEVTGFGANDDFNAWSYGLGVALPDFGKKGNVLGIFAGAEPYSFNRPVAGLTGNNVPYHFEGFYKYRVSDNISITPGVIWLTSPGQSSANDDAIIGTLRTTFTF encoded by the coding sequence ATGTCTAATCTCTTGTGGAAATCCTTAGTGGTTAGCCCAGCAGTTTTGGGAGCAACATTGTTAGTTTCGACAACAGCAATGGCGGCTCCAAGCACAACCACTCAAGTATCACCAGCTAAACAACTAGGTGTATCTGAAGTTGCCCAACAGCCAGAAATGTTGGCTCAAACAACGATAGATCAAGTTAACCGCTACAGTAACGAAGGCAACCAAAATAACTCTCAGTCTCAAGTAACATCAGTTTCGCAATTTTCTGACGTACAGCCTACCGACTGGGCATTCCAAGCATTACAGTCGTTGGTTGAGCGCTATGGTTGTATTGCAGGTTATCCAAATGCTACCTATCGCGGGAATCGTGCTTTAACCCGTTATGAATTTGCCGCTGGTTTAAATGCCTGTTTGGATCGGGTTAACGAATTAATTGCTACAGCTACAGCTGACTTGGTGACTAAGCAAGACTTAGCTACCTTGCAGCGGTTACAAGAAGAATTTTCCGCAGAATTGGCAACTCTACGCGGTCGCGTAGATTCCCTAGAAGCGCGGACTGCTGAATTAGAAGCTAATCAGTTCTCCACTACCACAAAACTAGTCGGCGAAGCCATTTTTGGTGTTACTGATGCATTCGGCGGTACCAATGGTAACAATAATAATACTGTCTTTCAAGATCGGGTACGTTTAGACTTGCAAACCAGCTTTACTGGTAGAGACGTTTTACATACCCGTCTAGCAGCCGGTAATGCACAAGCTTTTGCACTAGCGAATAACACCGGTGCTGAAGGCACACAAACATTTCAAGTTGGTAATGGCGCTGGTAACAACAGTGTCCGTATAGACCGCTTGACTTATGAAGTTCCCATTGGACCAGCCAACGTTTACATTGCAGCAAGTGGTGGACAGCATAGCCATTACGCTGCTGTCAACAATCCTTACTTTTTCGACAACACTGACGGTGGTAACGGCGCTTTATCTACCTTTGCTTCTGAAAGTCCCATCTATCGGATTGGTGGTGGTGCAGGTATAGCGCTGAATGTACCCCTTGGTAAAGGTGGCGGCATTCTGGGAAATAGCTCAATCACTGCGGGTTACTTAGCATCGAATGCTAATGATCCTGGTCTTAATCAAGGTCTGACGAACGGGAGTTATGCTGCTTTAGGACAGTTGAACTTTAGTGTTGGCGATCGCGTGGCTTTAGCTGCTACTTACGTCCACGGGTATAATGCCGGCGGTGGTTCGTTGTTCAACTCAACTTCGGTAAACGGAAACGGAATTGGACCAACAGTAGGTACTAATCAAGCTAACACTTTACTAGGTGCAGGTTCCAGCAATTCCTACGGTGTAGAGGCTGCCTTTAGACCCAGTGACAAGCTATCAGTTAGTGGCTTCGTTTCTTACCACGAGGTCACTGGCTTCGGTGCAAATGATGATTTTAACGCTTGGAGCTATGGTCTTGGAGTAGCCTTACCTGATTTCGGTAAAAAGGGTAACGTTCTAGGTATTTTTGCTGGTGCAGAACCCTATTCCTTTAACCGACCAGTAGCAGGTTTGACTGGTAACAATGTACCATATCACTTTGAAGGCTTCTACAAGTATCGTGTATCAGATAACATCTCAATCACCCCTGGTGTAATCTGGTTGACCTCTCCTGGTCAAAGCAGCGCTAACGACGATGCAATTATCGGTACACTTAGAACAACTTTTACCTTCTAG
- a CDS encoding Rrf2 family transcriptional regulator: MELSCKSEYAILALLEMAAHYESGEPLQIRQIAAQQNIPDRYLEQLLATLRRGGIVKSQRGSKGGYLLTREPRKIIVFEILECLEGLEAGTGQENLSPKTLDSSVIEEIWQEASRAANSVLQKYTLQDLCEKRDSRRQLDIMYYI, encoded by the coding sequence GTGGAACTATCTTGTAAATCGGAATACGCAATTCTCGCTCTATTAGAAATGGCCGCTCATTACGAAAGCGGCGAACCACTGCAAATTCGACAAATTGCAGCACAACAAAACATACCCGATCGCTATCTAGAACAGCTACTAGCAACCTTGAGGCGTGGCGGTATAGTCAAGAGTCAGCGCGGATCAAAAGGTGGCTATCTGTTAACGCGAGAACCACGGAAAATCATTGTTTTTGAGATTTTAGAGTGTTTAGAAGGCTTGGAGGCGGGCACTGGTCAAGAAAATCTTAGTCCCAAAACGCTAGACAGTTCAGTTATAGAAGAAATTTGGCAAGAAGCAAGTCGCGCGGCAAATTCAGTGTTGCAAAAATATACGCTCCAGGATCTTTGTGAAAAACGAGATTCGCGGCGGCAGTTGGATATCATGTACTACATTTAG